Within the Candidatus Saccharibacteria bacterium oral taxon 488 genome, the region AGTTGCGACCTGAAGTGCAGGCGCCAGATTATATTAATGAAGGAACGATTGAGGTGAGTGGCGTGACCGCGCGAATTAATCATACAGGATCGACACGGTCAAATCGGGCAAATTATGCTGTGGTGCGGTTTGTGTTAAGGGGCGGTGGAAATTATACCGTGCCAGGCGGTGAGGGAGTTGTTGTGCCGTATGATAGACGTTCGCCGGGTAATTTAGTGGGCGATTGGGATTGTTATATCGCCAAGAACACGATTAAAAATAGTCGACCGGGTTTACAGGTGGCAGATTGTACATCAAATAATTTGGCACGTAATGGCGCGGGAACAATTATCCAGCGAGGTGGGCTGGAAATTCCGCTCGGTAAGGATAATTTGAGCGGGGTGACGATGACGACTGGTGACCAGTTGTGCTATATGACCATCGTGAGTACGTACAACCAGCATGTGAATACCAGTACGTTTCGCTATGCGGTCGATTGTGCAAAGGTTGCCGGACGGCCAAAAGTTCAGTTTTGGGGGGCGGATGTGCGAGTTGGTATCGGAATAGACGGTAGTGCGGGTAATAATAATGCGGAAGTCAGGACATCACTGACGAGAGTGAGGCGATAGATGGCGCTGCAGTTAAAAACCCAAAGGTGGTGGATCGGAGTCGGTGTTGTTGGGCTAGTGGTATTCGGAAGCCTTGGAGTGTATATCTGGCGTCATTATATCAGCGTGACGGCGCAAGTAGCGCCTGACGTAACTCACGTCGAGAGGGCGGTGCTAGCAGCAAGCACGACAACGCCACCGGGCGGCAGTAGTTATGGCCCAGCCACGTCATATCACATGCCATGGGAGAAATATCCGGTTGGCGAGAGAGAGCAGATCGGCGGGACACCAGAACGGATTAGCAATTGGCCAACGGCTGGGGATGGTGGGTTTGACTGTCGTGTGAACGCAAATGCCACGACAGTGGTCGATGGTATTGGCGGGACGTTTAATTATGGTGGGTTTATGATGATGCCATTACCGATGTCTGGTAATCGGACGGCTGGTCAGGATAAGTGTAGTGGATCGGTGTCAGCATGGACGGCACCGGATGGTGAAAATAGCACGTCTTCGGCGACGCCAGCGCCGAGTTGGTTTGACGATGTGGTAGCGGCTAATAGCGGTGGTCTAGCGGGTGGAGCATATGTTAATCCACGAGCGTATGGTGGCTGGGCGACGGACGCTAATACCACGACGAAAGTGCCGTTTGGTGTACCCGCCCAGCGATCGGGCGCGGCTGGGGCGGCCGAGTTTGCCGAATGCGGCGGGGTTGCCAAGGAATCGGGGACATCGGCGTGGGCGACTGACGGGGCTTTTCGGCAGTCAATGTATGATCAAGGCGGCCAATCAAAGCCGCTCTGGGGTGCGCGTTGCAAGGATGAGACGAAGTTAAAGGAGTTCTTAACTCGACGCCATAATGCGCCGCAAACTGATACTAATGGTGGAAATTACGTGAAGTCGTCTGGCGTGACGCTATTTCGGCAGAAATTCCGGCTGACGAGCCAGCAGCTTGAAGAGATTCGTCAGCTGGATTTGTTGAACGATGGGCGCTCAGGGCTATACTTACGTTTGGCGGTTGATGATTATGCTGCGGTGTACGTTAATGGCAAGCCAGTCTTCGCTAATCCGAAAGCGTCGTCTGGTGTCGAGATGAAGAGAATCATCGCGGATTATTTACGGGCTGGTGATAATGTGATTGCCCTAGAGGTGCAAGATGCGATTGCTCCAACTAGCCTCGCCAATGCTAATGCGGCTGCTCGGTGGCTGCTCGGTGTGTATGCGCCAAAGGGGTGGCAGCCGGTGCCGGGGGAGCCGCGGCTGTACGGATCGTGGGCGGAATATGCCATTAGTGCACCTGGACAAATTATTTCCTCTTCGGGGGCAGGACTATCGTCTACGCCGACAGGGCGAACGGGGGCGATTGAGGCACGGCAATATAATGATCTGACGTTTCAGAACACTAACATCCCGTTTGGTAATTTTCGCGACAAGATGCCGACCGTACGCACACCTGATGCCTATTTTACGAACACGGGAAATTTATCCGGGGCGGTGTCTATGAGTGACGTGGCCGGTGGTGTGTATCAGGCTGGCAACCTGACGATTACCGGTGGAGAAATTAAGCGTGGCCGGCAAATTGTTATCAAATCGGGCGGCGTGGTGACTATCAAGGGTGACGTAAAGCAGGAGGGCGGTAACTATTCGGCGGCTCGGGATCTGCCGCAGTTGATTATCAGCGCTCGGCATATTATCATTGAGCCGAATGTCACGCAGCTTGATGCTTGGCTGGTGGCCAAGAATGGTACAATCAATACCTGTGATACCATAGTTCGTGATAGTCGTCAGTGGCTGTCGGGGCTGGATGCGAAAACGTGTGAAAAACAGCTGCGGATCAACGGTCCGATTGTTGCGAAGCACCTCTTTTTGCGTCGTACCTTTACCAAGGGTGGCGATACCTCTGGCAATAATCCGGGCGAGCCGGCGGAAATATTGAATTTGCGTGCTGATGCATATTTGTGGGGAAATGAGCGGTCGAAAGAATCGGGGGCTATCAAAACGATGCATCTAAAAGAGCTACCGCCACGATTTTAAGGGTTTTACATTTCAATATGCTTATGTATAATAGAATAGTATGAAATTAGCTAAAGGGCTGGGCGACTTTTTCGGATTAGACATCGGGACGAATGCGGTGCGTGTCGTTCAGTTGGCACGAACGAGCAACGGATGGAATCTGCTGCACTATGGTTATGCACCTGTTGACCCGAAGGTTACGGGTAGTGATTCGCCAGAGGCGCAGCGTAAGCTTGGTGAAGTGATCATGACTGCTGTCGGACAGAGCGGTATCAAGACGCAAAATGTAGCGATTGGGCTACCGTCGAGCAAGACCTTTACGGCGATTATTGATGTGCCAAAAGTGTCAGACCAAGAGCTAAAGGCGACTATGAAATACCAGGTTGATCAGTACATTCCTATGGCGATTGAGGATGCCAAGGTTGATTGGGCACTGCTCGGCGACAGTTTGCGCGAGCAAGGCCAGTATGAGGTGTTATTGACGAGTGCAGCGATTAGCTATGTCGAGGAGCGGCTTGAGTTCATCGAAGGTCTTGGCTTTAATGTGGTTGCTGAGGAGCCGGATCCGATCGCGATGCTTCGGGCATTAGCACCGACTGATGGAGCGACCGCAAAGTTAGTACTAGATATGGGCGAACACTCGACCGATTTGGCGGTCATTTATGGCGATATGCCGCGGTTAGTGCGCACGGTGCCGAGCGGATTGCAGGCGCTGGTGCGAGCGGCGGTGCAAAATCTCAACGTGCAGGATGATCAGGCTCGCCAGTTTATTATCAAGTTTGGTTTGGCGCCTGACCGGCTTGAAGGGCAAGTCCTCAGGGCGATTGATGGCGTGCTGGATAACTTTGCGACCGAGCTGACCAAATCAATTAAGTTCTTTCA harbors:
- the pilM gene encoding type IV pilus assembly protein PilM — protein: MKLAKGLGDFFGLDIGTNAVRVVQLARTSNGWNLLHYGYAPVDPKVTGSDSPEAQRKLGEVIMTAVGQSGIKTQNVAIGLPSSKTFTAIIDVPKVSDQELKATMKYQVDQYIPMAIEDAKVDWALLGDSLREQGQYEVLLTSAAISYVEERLEFIEGLGFNVVAEEPDPIAMLRALAPTDGATAKLVLDMGEHSTDLAVIYGDMPRLVRTVPSGLQALVRAAVQNLNVQDDQARQFIIKFGLAPDRLEGQVLRAIDGVLDNFATELTKSIKFFQTRYPSISVSGILLSGFGAAIPMMDNYITNKTGIPATTADPWQHVSLGQADQQKLAPIASEFATVVGLAQRRSGS